One Oncorhynchus keta strain PuntledgeMale-10-30-2019 chromosome 34, Oket_V2, whole genome shotgun sequence genomic window, AGTACTGCTCTGTCTCTTTTGCTATATTTGGGCCATATCCATTTGGTGATACGTTGCTCCTGGGTCATTCTGCGAATAGTGTGCCTTTTGGGTAGTGTAATTTTGCCCAAAATAACAATTTATTTAATGAATTGTAACATTGTTTCATAAAGAacacatgttcaacttcataacAAACATCCCATCTCAAGAGTTAAAATTAAGAGAAATGTATATAAAAGTGAGTGAGTGTGGACTGTGAAAGGGTTGACAGTTTCATCTTAAATCAACCATTGAAGCTTGTTGTGTGCCACAGGGAGAGGAAATAGAAAATGTCCGAAAGAGTAGCTTACCAGCTtacctgcttttactctatgattTGACTATACATTTTATGATttgacttttttattttttattgtgaaaatcTTGTGGTTCAATGGATAAAACATTTCCCAGAAGTTTGACATTTTCAGagaattttatatatatatattttttaagaaaACAGTGCTTTGAGTGTTTCATCAGTGTTTCAACAAAATGCACACACAATCTAAGAACAGTGCTTTGagtgtttcatcagtgttttatCAAAATGCACACACAATCTTAGACATACACAAAAGGCACTCTTTTTGTGGAATGACCTTCTTCACAGACGTGTCAGATATGTAATCTGTGTGTGGAGAGTTGGCGAGCAAGATCTAGCTAACTGCTTACGACTGTGAAATGTGATGTTATGAGACTGAAGTGGGAACAGAGAACAGTGTGCTTTCTTCATTGTTGTTCACCAGATTCACGAGATGCCTGCTCATGGGCAGGCATGGGCTGTCTTCCTGTTGATAGCAAGAGTTCAGCTTTTACTGTATCCTATAATCATGGGGTTATTGTGACAACACAAGAAGAGTGACCTTTCATTACAACTTTAAGATGTTTGGTAAATATTTTTTATAATGTGTTAAGTAAATCTCTGTTCTCCTAAGATTTCTACATGGTTCTCTTTTCATTCATAGTGTTTTTATCCACTCCTCCAGTTCAATGTTTAGACCTGTGTGCTGTGCCCGTGTGTATAAAGTCATGCTAGTCATCAATTACATACCTCACTGTAACTGGGAAAGTACATGTGTGCAGCTGTCTACTCATACATAGTTAATTTAACTCTGCAAAATATCGGCATCTTTAGAATGAGAGCAACCTTACTTTTTAACTCTATATTGTAATAATGTTTATTACATTATTACGTATTATTTGTACTActtgttattatattattattttatatactgtaaatataattgtttgtaaaatatatagtgacaTTATTTCTAAATATCTTGGCTAGCATTGATGTTGTGAGGATGGGTTTGTTGCTCACTGGTCTATTGCTGGGTTAAATCATTGACAGGCTGGAGGtgtgttcaccccgctaccatctagaaggcggtGACAGTACAGTTGTGTCAACGCTTGGACACATGAGACTGATAAATAGATTCTATCTCCAGGCCacgagactgttaaacagtcaccacagGCCGGCCTCCACCCAATTGATAGATTGCATCACTGCTTGTCTTTGTGAGAGTTATTGACATGTTGAAATCACAGAGGTGCCTGTTTAAGCAACTAccgcacagctcagacacccatacctacaccacaagacatgccaccaaaggtctcttcacagttcagAACAGACTACAGGAAACACACAGTatgacatagagccatgactacatggaacgcTATTCCACATCATGTAACTCAGTCAAGCAGTAAAATcagaatttattttaaaaaactgCTAAAACtgcaccttatggaacagcgtggactgtgaagagacacacatacacagcattcgcaaacacaaactctacacacatactctaccattcaaaagtttggagtcacttagaaatgtccttgtttgtgaaagaaaagctcatttttgtacctttaaaataacatcaaattgatcagaaatacagtgtagactgtGTTaaagttgtaaatgactattgtagatggaaaTGGCAGGTATTTTtaaggaatatctacataggggtacagaggcccattatcatcactcctgtgttctaatggcacgttgtgttagctaatccaagtttatcattttaaaaggctaatttattagaaaaccattttgcaattatgttaccacagcagaaaactgttgttctgattaaagaagcaataaaactggccttacttagactagttgagtatctggagcatcaacatttatgggttcgattacaggctcaaaagagctttcttctgaaactcatcagtctattcttgttctgagaaatgaaggctattccatgggagaaattgcaaagaaactgaagataAAATACAACGCAAtttactactcccttcacagaacagcgcaaactgtctctaaccagaatagaaacaggagtgggaggctccggtgcacaactgagctagaggacaagtacatgagtgtctagtttgagaaacagacacttcACAAGTccccaactggcagcttcattaaatagtacccgcaaaacaccagtctcaacattaacagtgaagaggcgactccgggatgctggctttctaggcagagtaaggaaaaatccatatctcagactggctaataaaaataaaaatgaagatgggcaaaagaacacagacactggacagaggaactctgcctagaaggccagcatccccgaGTCACCTCTtcaatgttgacgttgagactggtgttttgcgggtactatttaatgaagctgccatttgaggacttgtgaggcgtctggaTATGGAACTGGGCCGACATTCTGATTTTCTCATAGAGATAAGcctgatctcaatacagttttctgttcccaaaactacaatCTGTTATGAACACAGTGCACTAAGTGTTGTGGACGTAACCTTTTGGcattaaaatgagtcctataaAAAATAAATGGCATTGTATACAAGGCGTGCAAGAGCGAATTTAATTATTGCACACGCACACTTTTTTTCCAGGTagttgttgtaaatgagaatgtatCCTGAATCAACTTACCTAGTAAAAGGAAAGCAAATACCAAACAGAAACAGAGTGCACATACATTATTACACCTTGTTTACTAGTTTTGCCTGCCTATGGCAGTTGGATATGAAGACATGACGCACTTCCCTTATTCGACAGTAACGTGCACCCGTTTCCTGACCTGCTACAGTACAATGCATCCATCCCCCAACCGCCCCTCTCTGAATCAAGTCTGTGTATTCACAGAGGTAAGTACTGCTCTGTCTCTTTGCTTTatactttttacatttttaattgtaacctttatttaactaggcaagtcagttaagaacaaattcttatttgaaatgacggcctacactggccaaacccggacgacgctgggccaactgtgtgtcgccctatgggactcccattcacgaccggttgtgatacagcctggattcatgtctgtagtgacgcctctaacactgagatgcagtgccttagaccgctgcgccacctgGGAGCCCTTAATACAAAGATACTTCAATTTGAACTGTTAATGTCCAAAATCTGAATTCGAGATTGATAAAGATTTAGCCTAAAATATGTCATTGTTCTTTGTTTCAATTCAGAGTACCTTGTCTCAGAAAGGGGGATAATGTTCAGATATATTACGTTCTATATTTGAAGTTAGAATGAAGGAATTCTGTTTAGATGCATACAGTACCTGTGCTATTTACTTTTGGCAAAGCTTGTGTTTTGGTTAAATAATATAAGGTTAGTGTGCCACTTCACTTGCACATGGAGGGGAATTTACTGTACAAGAGCCAAGATACACTGTTGGAATTTCATGCACTTCTGGAATTTCATATTTTGTACAACACTGGAAATGTGTTCTATAGTATATAGAAAGCGCCAGCAGACACAGTCACATTTGGTATGTGGTTATTAACACCCTCAATATGTTTGGGTGAAAGTGTATTTAGTCCTTGTGGTGTGTGCTAGTGTTGTAATATTTTACAATGGGAAGTTCAGTCCAGAGCCAAAAACACATTATTGTCACCACAAGAATAGAAAAATATCACACTGCAAAAAAAACTGATTTTATAGACAATATTTTTATACTAACACCTATAATACATGGTACAGTTCATCATACACAATAGTTGTTGTTGCCTAAAGCCCTATTTGCACAGGACTGGTATTACAAGAGATTCTCAGTTATGTTATTTCCCAGAATTAATGTGGTTCCAGAGGACTATTAGCACAGGCTTAGTTTTTAACTGTCCCCTTTAATACTTTTTTTCATTCAGAATTGACTTTCGGGTGGAAGGCTGTTCTAGATGTGATGATATTTCAACTTATCGATGGTATAGCCTAATATTGGCTTTCAGTAAGAGAAGTTTAAATAGTAATGCACTTCAATGAAGAAACAAACTGTATGCAGTCACAtgcatacattacatacatacatacatacatacatacacacacacacacacacacacatacatacatacatacatacatacatacatacatacatacatacatacatacatacatacatacatacatacatacatacatacattcattCCATTTTAGGCTTAATTTGCATGTTTGCAACTACTTATACATTTAGAGACTTTGGGTTATTTTGGTcctttaaaggtgcaatatgcagaaatcgctcccccatttcctggttgctatcATTTGAAAGGTTTGCcttatttcagtttatgtgatAAAATAAGCAATAGATGGAGTAGAGAATcactgtaccatctaaaccactgtgaaatatattttatatacataaaaatattgtatttttaaaGGTTTGAAACTGgttgtacaaaactgaaagtaaaagacacaaaatTAAAAAATAAGAACTGGAAGCATAAAAAtagagcacatagaacagatctaccacttcttagacttgctttcaataagAATGACAGTTCTATAACTCACATttttatgtgaatttggtcaggtcaccaaaaaagttacatattgcaaatgtaataataatacttTAAAAAAGCAAACATAAACATTTCAACAATTAGTtgtaaatgtatattttcttTTGTTTATCATACTGCCATCATCAAAATTTTATGACTTTTTACCACATTCAAACGGACATTCGTCTATAATTTTAAAGCTTACTGCATGTAATCATACATAACTTAAAAAAGCTCATTTCATAGAGAATGTTAAAATGGGACTATATGTAATAACTTGCTCTGAAGAGATCGTGATTGGGTCTAAATCAGAGTTTGccaaactctgtcctggggcACCCCTTgtgtgcacattttggttttagCACTGgcattacacagctgattcaaataacgaactcatcatcaagcttttattatttgaatcagctgtgttggGGGGGTGcacaggacagagtttgggaaaccctggcctAAATAAGCGTTTGGTGGACAACATTTATCGTTCTTCTCTTTGACTGCCATTTACAGAAAGTCAGAGTCTTTCCGCATGCCCACACATTTTTCTCAGCTTCAGAAGAATCTGCATTCACCGATTTTGTTTGTGGTTATCCCACAAACAGACAAAAAAGTGTagccctccacaagtctgattcatccttgggagcaatttcctaacgcctgaaggtaccaagttcatctgtacaaacaatagtacgcaagtataaacaccatgggaccaggcagccATCATcctgctcaggaaagagacgcgttctttctcctagagatgaacgtactttggtgtgaaaagtgaaaatcaatcccagaaccttgtgaagatgctggaggaaaaaggtacaaaagtatctatatccacagtaaaacgagtcctatatcgacataacctgaaaggccgctcagcaaggaagaagccactactcccgccataaaaaagccagactatggtttgcaactgcacatgggacaaaggtcatactttttggagaaatgtcctcaggtctgatgaaacaaaaatagaacagtttggccataaagaccatcgttatgtttggaggaaaaagggggaggcttgcaagcagaagaacaccatcccaaccgtgaagcacgggggtggcagcatcatgttgtgggggtgctttgctgcaggagggactggtgcacttcacaaaatagatggcatcatgagggaataAAATTATGTGgctacattgaagcaacatctcaagacatcagtcaggaagttaaagcttggtcgcaaatggttcttccaaatggacaattaccccaagcatacttccaaagctgtggcaaaattacttaaggacaacaaagtcaaggtattggagtggccatcacaaagccctgacctaaatcatatagaaatgttgagggcagaactgaaaaagtgtgggCGAGCacggaagcctacaaacctgactcagttacaccagctctgtcaggaggaatgggccaaaattcacccaacttattgtaggaagcttttggaaggctacccaaaacgtttaaccaaagttaaacaatttaaaggcgatGCTACCAAGAACTAATTGAgtgtaacttctgacccactgggaatgtgaggtaagaaataaaagctgaaataaatcactctactattattctgacatttaacattcttaaaataaagtggtgatcctaactgacctaagatagggaatttttactaggattaaatgtcaggacttgtgaaaaaccgagtttaaatgtatttggctaaggtgtatgtaaacctctgacttcaactgtatatacactaccgttcaaaggtctggggtcacttagaaatgttcttgttttgaaagaaaagcacattttttgtccatttaaaaataACATGAAATTCAGCGTAGACATTGGTAATGTCGtacatgactattgtagctggacacGGCAGATTTttgatggaatatctacataggcgtacagaggccctttatcagcaaccatcactcctgtgatccaatggcacgttgtgttagcgaatacaagtttatcattttaaaaggctaattgatcattagaaaacccttttgcaattatgttagcacaactgaaaactgttgtccttaTTAAAGAAGGAATAAAATTACCCTATTAGGGTGTGGTGAAAATTCATTGGCACATTATTGTCTGCCAATTCTTGTTTTAAAAGAAAAGTTCAGATCCCACGTGACACTAGCTAGTACATTGGGTTACAGACAAGACAATTATATCCTTTTACATAATCTAAATGTCTGTCTGGTCATAGGTAGTCTGTGTGAAGTCATTGTCACCATGGCATGGAGTACCAACAGCACCAAACTGGACAACATCACATTGTCCCTGTTCCAGAACACGACAGCCAGCACTGCTATCTCCATCATCTACATCGTGGTCACCGTCATCAACCTGACAGGAAATGGCCTCTCCATGTGGCTTCTCCTCTTCCGTACCTTTCCCAAAACCCCCTCCATTATCTTCATGATAAACCTTACCCTGACTGACCTGGTCTTGGGCCTCGTCCTGCCCTTCCAGATCAAGTATCAGATGCAGGGGCATAATTGGAGCCTGGGCCCGGGCGTATGCAGGTAttcttgtttattttttttatcatcaTTTATTTATCCTGATTAGTCTCATTGAGAAATATGCCTTTTCCATGCCCTGAGCAAACAAATCTCTTTTGTCACAGATGAATAACGATTAAATATATTCTGATCTTTCATAGGCTCCTGACCGTGGTGTTCTTTGCCAACATGTACTGCTCAATTCTAACTATGACCGCCATCAGTGGAGACCGCTACCTGGGCATCTGTTGGCCCATGCTCTTCCGTGAGACCAGGGAAAGGAAGTCATTCGCTGTTATCGGCTGTTTGGCCATGTGGACAGTCGTCCTATCTGTCCTGTACCCATTAATGACAACCGACCTGACGTTCCACGTTCCAGAACTCGGGATCACCACCTGCTTTGACGTTCTGAAGAGGGACATGCTTCCATCGATGGAGGCCTGGGCTGCTTTCCTCCTTACCCTGTTTGTCATCCTTTTCCTCATCCCGTTCTGCATCACTGTATTCTGCTACATCGGCATCATCCGCAAGCTGGCCCGAGTTTCCAAGACCAACCAGAAAGAGAAAGCTATCCGTCTTGCCGTCACCGTCCTAACGGTCTTCACACTTTGCTTTGCTCccaacaacatcctcctcctGGCTCACACCATCCGGAGGCTCTTCTACGGGGACTCCCTCTACATGGCCTACAAGCTGACTCTTTCCCTCAGTTGCCTCAACAGCTGCCTCGACCCCTTCATCTACTACT contains:
- the p2ry8 gene encoding P2Y purinoceptor 8; protein product: MAWSTNSTKLDNITLSLFQNTTASTAISIIYIVVTVINLTGNGLSMWLLLFRTFPKTPSIIFMINLTLTDLVLGLVLPFQIKYQMQGHNWSLGPGVCRLLTVVFFANMYCSILTMTAISGDRYLGICWPMLFRETRERKSFAVIGCLAMWTVVLSVLYPLMTTDLTFHVPELGITTCFDVLKRDMLPSMEAWAAFLLTLFVILFLIPFCITVFCYIGIIRKLARVSKTNQKEKAIRLAVTVLTVFTLCFAPNNILLLAHTIRRLFYGDSLYMAYKLTLSLSCLNSCLDPFIYYFASREFRQKLRQMLRLRTLSSLDTGKTDPHRESLYSAHYVSGGQGGENGRVSVKQHC